The Ricinus communis isolate WT05 ecotype wild-type chromosome 8, ASM1957865v1, whole genome shotgun sequence sequence TAAGGGCCAAATTGCAATTATGAAAATCTAATTCACCTTGAAATAACATGCAACAATGTTTTAGTGCCTTAtcaaatatagaaagagaaagtataaaaattaGCAAGAAAGGTGCATCACTATTATCACAAAACATGAAACATAAATGGATTAAAATCCTCTTATGTTTGTAATCTAAACCGTTGATTTGAAACTAAAcgattgaaatttttattaaaagtttgaatctaaaatttagaaaataagtagattttatttgataacAGATTTCAACCATTGATTTTGAATCAATGGTCAAGATTATCTAAACATGTACTATCATATTcaagttaaatataaattacctAGTTGACACACAATAAGGCTACATTTATGGGGGCCAAAGAACATCAACACAATCCACTATAAGAAtggtaaaaaatttatagtttaaccttttatataatttttcctTCACTTTTTCTTAGATGCTAGGGCATGactataaaaatagtttaggtAAATAATCCATGAATAAAATCTCGctgatataaaatttatctgcCTGAGTGcgttaaaaatactaaaaattaaaaaattaaatttataaaattgctTATTTAACGTTTCAATATTATACAATCGAAAATAATagttcattttattataaatttaatttctaaaaaatatatgataatgGGAGGACTACTTATATTGATTTACATCTATTCATTATATAACTTGATTCTTCTTTTCATAACTTTCATATGAAACATCCCTATAGTTAATTAAAGCATAGTAGAAATCTTTATTACTATAATAACAACTAACAACTTACACGTACgtgtttgcttcttttttaatttattttatgttagcATAAAGTATGAAAATGTAAAACATGTGCATCTTTGAAGCTTTCTCCTTCAACTTTCATGTAAGCATCAATTTggacattatttttttaatgaaatgattctaatataatatatattatattaagagtAGTTAGTGATTCGGTTGGctaaacaaatcaataaaataaataaataaatcttgcTATTTGGTGTTAAGCTCTTTACGTTAATTTTCTGTCAAGAAATTGTTTCATACTATAAAATCTTTCACACAAAACAATTGTACTCTACGTCAATGGACTTTGACAAGAAAACGATATGGCCATTGCTTCAGGATTATGTGCATGTTCTCATTAAATTCTTGCATAATTTTGCAACTTTTAAGGATCAAACCATTGAATCATTTGACACTTAACACAATTTATTGCAAATCATATGCATTTGGTCTTtcatgataaaattataaaatattattttaagagtttacttctattttataattcacTAATCTAGGaagaatattttcttttttttaaaaaaaaaaaaaaagaaaacattatattttattaattttcaaattgaatagaaaaaatgGTAACATTTATGAGATTTGAATTTGTATGTACACATACTTAAAATGGTGTCTTGTTAATGAACTTAGACATCAATTATATGTTTTCTCTAATGTTTCTAGAACTATGAAGAGTTGGCAAATCCTAGATCTAAAAGATTTAGCTTAGTTTATAGGATACTTTGTttacactatatttattaattcttttatttgtagTTCTATTAATATGTGTTTTCCATGTAAGATATTTGTCTTTAaggtaatttaatattttactaagaacatagataaatattttaaggcattttatattttttcgaGAAATTTACatcactaaaaaataaaaaatataaataatttataagtgTTAAGTCTAACCAATTAAGTGGCTAATGACAGTGGTTGGATCcaaatctaattatattaataagctTTGCACTTCGCCCATTcatttaacttttatattgatcaattaaattaaatttttaatatggtATTAGAATAGATCTgattcattttcttaattttttttactttccactgtaataaattaattcaaatatggtctttttaatttttcggtTTCCTGtctataatcaattaattcaaatttggttttttaatttctcaaatttctaTTAATGTAGTAGAGTGGAGTAAGTGAATTCATATAGGcgatcttaattaattaagcgAATTCATAGGGGATCTTAATTAGTTTAAGACTAAGATTACTTGAATTGAGAATTGAGTGTAACCTTTGAATGAGAAAATCTTTGGGATACGTTATATTATTCAATATctaatgttatatatataataaaaatattcatcaaGAGCCCATTCCAATGTACtcttttaaaacaaatttgtATTATTGGGCAGAGAAATCTGAATCAgccataataatatttattccatAAGCTGCATGTTATTGTgcattatttaaaaatatagccAGCTGTGAACTTGGCATCACTAACCCATATTtccaatatattatatattgccGAAAAAATGGAAGCTTCCAACATGAACATCCACTTCTAATCATGCTCTGAATATGAGCACCCACAAGCTGACTCTctgtttttataatatatatatatatttgtttcatGTTGTGATGTAGTGGTGTCAATATTTGACCAAAGgcttctgtttctttttatgcTTGATCACTGTATATAAGTAGCAGAATACTTTCAGGATTTAGATCACCATTACCATATCATACAAGAAACTGTGCTTCTTGATCAAGATTCAATAttgcacaaaaagaaaagaagagtaTATATAGGAactgtatttttctttttttcttgatgaAGCTTTTTCGTTTACAAGAGTAAACAAGAAACTGTGTTTCTTGATCAAGATTCAATATTGCACACAAAAGAGTGTATTAGAAACTATACTTTCTTGATCAAGCATTTCTCACAATCCTTGAAAGGGGAAGATTGTTTAGGAATCTTGACATATTAGTGGGAATCAAGGTCTTACAGGGATAATCATGGCGGCTGTATTGGCTGCAGATGATTTGGCAAGGGTGAGTAGTAGGCAAATGGGGAGCGTTAGTAAGAGAAGTTGGGGATCAACAAGTGTAAGAGAATTGTGGAATGCACCAGATGTGTTTCAAAGGAGTTCAAGGCATCATACTGTGGAAGATGATGAAGAGGAGTTAAGGTGGGCAGCTATAGAGAGATTGCCAACTTATGATAGAGTGAGAAAAGGGATATTAAAGCAGGTGTTGAGTAATGGCAAGGTTGTGCAAAATGAAGTTGATGTTACACAGCTTGGAATTCAAGAAAAGCAGCAGCTGATGGAGAGTATACTTAAGGTTGTTGAGCAAGATAACGAGAGATTCTTGTTGAGACTCAGGCACAGAGTTGACAGGTTAGTTTTGAGTCTTTCTCTCTTGAATTCTGGAATTAAGTCTAGCTGGTGTCAGAAAATGAATGAAAGaaagatataatataattatgtcttcatttttttcccttttctttctggTATTTTTGCTGTTGGATGTAGCTGTTGCCTATAGTAATTAATCAAAAGGAAATGGTCAATGGATTTTTCTGGAACAGGGTAGGAATTGAGGTTCCTAAGATTGAAGTGAGATTTGAGAATTTATCAATTGAGGGAGATGCATATGTTGGAAGCAGAGCACTTCCTACTATTCTGAACTCTACCCTGAATGCAGTAGAGGTAATTTTCTCTCCTTGAAGTGCTATTTGGTCCTTTCAATGAGAAGTTCATTCTATGTGGTTATCACAGTTACTggaaatagaatttataacTTCGAAAACAAGAATGATGTGTGCTTGGACTGATACAAAACTCTCTCTTCTTATTCATGGCTTTTATAAGATCATCAACTTTGTTTTAGTTCTTGGAAACTTTTATCAAAGGGTAAATGTTTTACTCAGTTGtcatatttactttaaacAGGGAATTCTGGGCACATTTGGGCTTTCTCCATCAAAGAAAAGGGTTATTGAGATACTAAAAGATGTCAGTGGAATAGTAAAGCCATCAAGGTATGCTCATGAAATGAAGAAGTATACAACAGAAGTTCTGAATTTCCATTTGAATTTTCTCCATCTGCTTTTCTCAATCCATTTCCACTTACAGGATTGCGTTGCTTCTTGGGCCTCCTGGTTCAGGGAAAACAACTCTGCTAAAAGCACTTGCAGGGAAACTTGAGGATCATCTAAGGGTTTGTATCCTTCCTATCACTTCTTCTATACAATTCTATGGCTCActgtataattaatttttcttttcatgtgCTGATGACTGGGGAATGAACAGGTTTCAGGGAAAGTCACCTTCTGTGGGCATGAATTTTCTGAATTTATTGCTCAAAGAACCTGCGCTTATATTAGTCAACATGACCTTCACTGTGGTGAGATGACAGTCCGTGAAACATTGGATTTCTCAGGACGTTGTTTGGGAGTTGGAACCAGATATGAGATGCTACTAGAGTTgtcaagaagagaaaaagaagctgGTATCAAACCTGATCCTGAGATTGATGCATACATGAAGGCTACAGCTGTGGCTGGCCAGGAAACCAGTATGATCACTGATTATGTTCTGAAGGTTTGTTGCTTCCATCGACAATTTTAATCTGGATTATTCTGCAAAACCAACCTAAggatcttttttatttcttgacaGCTTCTTGGATTGGATGTATGTTCTGATATTATGGTGGGGGATGAGATGAGAAGGGGGATCTCTGGTGGACAAAAGAAGCGTGTAACCACTGGTATGCAGACTTAACACTATATGCATTTGCTGCAAAGTGTGCAATAGTGCTcgaatttcaaatttatctcTTAACATCCCTGATTCTAACTGCAAATTTCAGGAGAAATGTTGGTAGGACCAGCAAAAGCATTTTTCATGGATGAAATCTCAACAGGGTTAGACAGTTCTACTACTTTCCAAATTATCAAGTTCATGAGACAGATGGCTCATATCATGGACGTCACTATAGTCATCTCTCTTTTGCAGCCTGCACCAGAGACATATGATCTTTTTGATGACATTATCTTACTTTCAGAGGGTCGGATTGTCTACCAAGGTCCAAAAGAGAATGTGCTCGAGTTTTTTGAATACACGGGCTTCAAATGTCCTGAAAGGAAGGGAGTTGCTGATTTTCTGCAAGAAGTAACTTCCAGGAAGGACCAAGAACAATATTGGTTTAGAAAGGACCAACCTTATAGATATATCTCAGTACCTGAGTTTGCACAAGCCTTCAGTTCATTTCACATTGGCGAACAGCTTTCTGAAGATCTCAGCATCCCCTTTGATAAGTCTAGGACTCACCCTGCTGCTTTGGTGAGAGAAAAGTATGGTATCTCTAATTGGGAACTCTTCAAGGCATGTTTTTCCAGGGAATGGCTGTTGATGAAGCGCAACTCTTTTGTATACATATTCAAGACAACCCAGATAACTATTATGGCCATAATTGCATTCACACTGTTCTTGAGAACTGAGATGAAAGCTGGCCAGAGAGAAGATGGAGCTAAGTATTTTGGAGCACTTTTCTATAGTCTCATTAATGTCATGTTCAACGGGTTGGCAGAGCTTTCAATGACTATTTTTAGGCTTCCGATATTCTTCAAGCAGAGAGATTCCTTATTTTACCCTGCATGGGCTTTCGCCTTGCCCATTTGTATCCTCAGAATCCCTCTGTCACTGCTAGAATCTGGCATTTGGATCATCCTCACATACTATACAATTGGCTTTGCTCCTTCTGTTAGTAGGTAAGTGCTAATATAGTATATCAAGGTTTCCCATTTGACATTGTTTACTTATTACTTAGTCGTCAGTAGTTGCTGATGCCTTCTTAAAAGAGTCTTTTTACTGATAAAATTGGCAATTTTGTTCAGGTTTTTCAAACAGTTCTTGGCTTTCTTTGGAATACATCAGATGggtctctctctcttccgTTTCATAGCAGCCTTTGCAAGAACAGAAGTTGCTGCAAATACATATGGTTTTTTGGCCCTGCTGATGATCTTTATGCTTGGAGGCTTCATTATTTCAAAAAGTATTAgatctttctctctttgcagCTGGAACCTGAATAATTATAGATATAGACCATTAAACAGATTATGTACTCAGACGTGCATATAATGTTTAGTTAAATTTTGAGCCATTATTGACATTATCTTTAATGTTCGGTGCAGATGACATTGTATCATGGTTGAAGTGGGGTTATTATGTTTCTCCTATGACATATGGACAAAATGCCATTGTTATAAATGAGTTTCTGGATGACAGATGGAGCACTGTAAGTTTTCGAAAGCATAGTAAAAAAGTACTCTTCATCACTTGCTGGTCTACTGCCAGCTTCTAATCAAATTCTTGCATATAGCAACATACATGAGTCTACTTTCTGTTTTAGTTTGAGAATCCTCCACCAAGTATACAAGCATCCTGACACAGTTACCTTATGGCGCAGCCGACTGGCAATCCTAATGCGTCCACAGTTGGACTTTCCCTTCTTGAGGAAAGAGGCCTGTTCACAACTGAAAGGTGGTTTTGGATTTGTGTTGGAGCACTTTTTGGATTTTCAGTTCTTTTCAACATTCTTGTCGTTGTAGCACTGACATTTTTGAATGGTAAGTCCATATGTTCACTTGCTGACTTTCTAAACTTCTGTTTGATGAAAttcatattcttaattttctttctctaaaattTGTTTATCAGAACCAAATAGCAAAAAGGCTGTGCTTGTGGATGACAACTCTGATAATGAGAAAAAGCAATTTGTCTCCAGTTCAGAAGGTTAGTAGTTCTAGGTTTAAGCTACTTCAGATGTGAACTTGGTTTTATACTTCAGTAGTTCTGAATTTAACATATAGACAAGGTTAtgctaaaatatgaaaactaaaataaaaggttaaCTACAATGATATAAGATAGGAGGGCCAGTCCATGAAAATTTCACACATCATAATAAGCAACTCACACTTATTTTTaacttcatatattttttttcaatgaaTACTATTCCTTGCATGCAACATCTTGTGTTTTCTTAtgtaaaattatatcattGATTGCAGGAATTGAAATGGCCGTGGCAAATGCTCAAGGGCACAGCAGCTCAAATAATCAGTCAAGAAAAGGAATGGTTTTGCCTTTCCAGCCTCTTTCTCTTGCTTTTAACCACGTTAATTATTATGTGGATATGCCTGCGGTATGTCATTTTCTTCAG is a genomic window containing:
- the LOC8269647 gene encoding pleiotropic drug resistance protein 2, which translates into the protein MAAVLAADDLARVSSRQMGSVSKRSWGSTSVRELWNAPDVFQRSSRHHTVEDDEEELRWAAIERLPTYDRVRKGILKQVLSNGKVVQNEVDVTQLGIQEKQQLMESILKVVEQDNERFLLRLRHRVDRVGIEVPKIEVRFENLSIEGDAYVGSRALPTILNSTLNAVEGILGTFGLSPSKKRVIEILKDVSGIVKPSRIALLLGPPGSGKTTLLKALAGKLEDHLRVSGKVTFCGHEFSEFIAQRTCAYISQHDLHCGEMTVRETLDFSGRCLGVGTRYEMLLELSRREKEAGIKPDPEIDAYMKATAVAGQETSMITDYVLKLLGLDVCSDIMVGDEMRRGISGGQKKRVTTGEMLVGPAKAFFMDEISTGLDSSTTFQIIKFMRQMAHIMDVTIVISLLQPAPETYDLFDDIILLSEGRIVYQGPKENVLEFFEYTGFKCPERKGVADFLQEVTSRKDQEQYWFRKDQPYRYISVPEFAQAFSSFHIGEQLSEDLSIPFDKSRTHPAALVREKYGISNWELFKACFSREWLLMKRNSFVYIFKTTQITIMAIIAFTLFLRTEMKAGQREDGAKYFGALFYSLINVMFNGLAELSMTIFRLPIFFKQRDSLFYPAWAFALPICILRIPLSLLESGIWIILTYYTIGFAPSVSRFFKQFLAFFGIHQMGLSLFRFIAAFARTEVAANTYGFLALLMIFMLGGFIISKNDIVSWLKWGYYVSPMTYGQNAIVINEFLDDRWSTPTGNPNASTVGLSLLEERGLFTTERWFWICVGALFGFSVLFNILVVVALTFLNEPNSKKAVLVDDNSDNEKKQFVSSSEGIEMAVANAQGHSSSNNQSRKGMVLPFQPLSLAFNHVNYYVDMPAEMKTHGVEESRLQLLRDVSGAFRPGTLTALVGVSGAGKTTLMDVLAGRKTGGYIEGSISISGYPKNQATFARISGYCEQNDIHSPYVTVYESLLYSAWLRLAADVKKETRKMFVEEVMELVELNPIRNAIVGLPGVDGLSTEQRKRLTIAVELVANPSIIFMDEPTSGLDARAAAIVMRTVRNTVDTGRTVVCTIHQPSIDIFEAFDELLLMKRGGQVIYAGALGRHSHKLVEYFEAVPGVPKIKDGYNPATWMLEISSIAVESQLGVDFADIYANSDLYQRNQELIKELSTPPPGSKDLYFPTKYSQNFVTQCKACFWKQYWSYWRNTQFNTIRFIMTIIIGILFGAVFWSKGDQFQKQQDLMNLLGATYAALLFLGAINALAVTSVVAIERTVFYRERAAGMYSELPYAFAQVAIETIYVAIQTIFYAVIIYSMMGFDWKADKFLYFSYFIFMCFIYYSLYGMMAVALTPGQQIAAIVMSFFLNLWNLFSGFFLPRPLIPVWWRWYYWASPVAWTIYGVFASQIANEKTLLEIPESKPVAVNVYLKEVFGYDHDFLIPVVLAHVGWVLLFFFVFAYSIRYLNFQKR